The proteins below are encoded in one region of Bacteroidia bacterium:
- a CDS encoding 30S ribosomal protein S6, producing MANHYETVFILTPVLSDEQAKEAVGKYKKLLTSLGAKVVHEEHWGLRKLAYSIQKKNTGFYHLVQWEGPGTLVDELELQFRRDERVLRYLSVKLDRFSLAYAERRRNRRKEAKASSSN from the coding sequence ATGGCAAACCATTACGAAACCGTCTTCATTTTAACTCCCGTTTTGTCTGATGAGCAGGCAAAGGAGGCGGTAGGTAAGTACAAAAAGCTGCTTACCTCATTGGGTGCCAAGGTGGTGCACGAAGAGCACTGGGGACTGCGCAAACTGGCGTATTCCATTCAGAAGAAGAATACCGGCTTCTACCACCTTGTACAGTGGGAAGGTCCGGGTACATTAGTAGACGAACTTGAGCTTCAGTTCCGGCGTGACGAGCGTGTGCTCCGTTACCTGTCGGTAAAGCTGGACCGTTTCTCTCTTGCTTATGCGGAGCGAAGAAGGAACCGGCGCAAGGAAGCGAAGGCATCCTCTTCCAATTAA
- a CDS encoding 30S ribosomal protein S18 — translation MADNSGIRYLNPPAVEVKKKKYCRFKKAGIKYIDYKDPDFLLKFVNEQGKLLPRRLTGTSLKYQRKVSQAVKRARHLALMPYVADLLK, via the coding sequence ATGGCTGATAACTCCGGCATTCGATATCTGAACCCTCCTGCAGTGGAGGTTAAGAAAAAAAAGTACTGTCGCTTTAAAAAGGCGGGTATCAAATATATAGATTACAAAGATCCTGATTTTCTGTTGAAGTTTGTGAACGAGCAGGGTAAGCTTTTGCCCCGTCGTTTAACCGGTACTTCGCTGAAATATCAGCGAAAGGTTTCACAGGCAGTGAAGCGCGCACGGCATCTGGCTTTGATGCCTTACGTTGCGGATCTTTTGAAATGA
- a CDS encoding 50S ribosomal protein L9: protein MEVILKQDVRKLGSKDDVVKVKAGYGRNFLIPRGLAVMADDNAKKIHAEVLKQRAHKEARIKDEAEKSAEKLKGMVVKVGAKVGESGKIFGSVNAIQLAEAIKKLGFDVERKNISLDEEAIKSVGSYQASVKLHKEVIAKITFEVVEG, encoded by the coding sequence ATGGAAGTAATTCTGAAACAAGACGTCCGTAAGCTGGGAAGCAAGGACGACGTAGTGAAGGTGAAGGCGGGGTACGGAAGAAATTTTCTTATTCCACGCGGTCTCGCGGTGATGGCAGATGACAACGCCAAAAAGATTCATGCAGAGGTGTTGAAGCAGCGTGCTCACAAAGAGGCAAGGATTAAAGATGAGGCGGAGAAGTCTGCCGAAAAGCTCAAGGGAATGGTTGTGAAAGTAGGAGCAAAGGTTGGAGAGTCCGGGAAAATTTTTGGGTCCGTGAATGCCATCCAGCTCGCTGAAGCGATCAAGAAACTTGGCTTTGATGTAGAACGTAAGAACATCAGCCTCGATGAGGAAGCAATCAAGTCAGTTGGAAGCTATCAGGCCAGCGTCAAGCTGCATAAAGAAGTCATCGCAAAGATCACTTTCGAGGTGGTGGAAGGATAG
- a CDS encoding ABC transporter permease, which produces MNAVFRENISIAIRSIRSNLLRTMLTIFIIAFGIMALVGILTAIDAIKGSINSNFTNMGANTFTVRNREMSVRIGRKGKRPKRYRPISYDEGMTFVREFSLGQSASLSTFASGNATIKFGEVKSNPNTQVIGGDENYLATAGYELESGRNFSTQDILNNTHVVIVGQDVIKSLFKKKEKPLEQVIHVGAGKYRVIGILKEKGNASGFGGDRICIIPLGNAKQYFSRPNMSYTISVIARDAMQLDYAVGEATGLMRKVRKVPVGEEDNFEITKSDSLSQLLIEQLTYFNWGAIIIGIITLAGAAIGLMNIMLVSVTERTREIGTRKAIGATRNTIKNQFLMEAIVICQLGGIAGIVLGIILGNSVALMVGGNFLVPWNWMIGGALLCLVVGVISGYYPAVKASKLDPIEALRYE; this is translated from the coding sequence ATGAACGCCGTTTTCAGGGAAAACATCAGCATTGCGATCCGGTCTATCCGAAGCAATCTGTTGCGCACCATGCTAACGATTTTTATCATTGCATTTGGCATCATGGCACTGGTGGGAATTTTAACCGCTATTGATGCCATCAAAGGTTCTATTAACAGCAATTTCACCAATATGGGTGCCAATACCTTTACCGTCCGGAACCGTGAGATGAGTGTTCGGATCGGTCGAAAAGGAAAGCGCCCGAAACGGTACAGACCAATTTCATATGATGAAGGAATGACTTTTGTGCGGGAGTTTAGTCTGGGACAATCCGCATCGCTTTCCACATTTGCTTCCGGAAACGCAACAATAAAATTCGGGGAAGTAAAAAGCAATCCCAACACCCAGGTGATTGGCGGCGATGAAAATTACCTGGCTACAGCAGGGTATGAGCTTGAATCGGGAAGGAATTTTTCCACCCAGGATATATTGAACAACACACACGTAGTAATTGTTGGTCAGGATGTAATTAAAAGTCTCTTCAAAAAAAAGGAAAAACCCCTGGAACAGGTAATCCATGTCGGGGCCGGAAAGTACCGCGTTATCGGTATTTTGAAAGAGAAAGGGAATGCCTCCGGATTCGGCGGAGACCGGATTTGCATCATACCTCTTGGAAACGCCAAACAGTATTTCAGCCGTCCCAATATGTCCTACACAATTTCTGTAATTGCCAGGGATGCCATGCAACTGGATTATGCAGTGGGTGAGGCTACCGGACTAATGAGAAAAGTAAGAAAGGTGCCGGTGGGAGAAGAAGATAATTTTGAGATCACAAAAAGCGATTCCCTTTCGCAGTTGCTTATTGAGCAACTTACGTACTTCAACTGGGGGGCGATCATCATTGGCATCATCACGCTTGCCGGCGCAGCCATCGGCCTCATGAACATCATGCTTGTTTCCGTAACAGAACGCACCCGGGAGATCGGAACACGTAAAGCAATCGGTGCCACCCGCAACACCATCAAGAATCAGTTCTTAATGGAGGCGATCGTTATCTGTCAGTTAGGTGGGATCGCGGGTATAGTTTTGGGAATTATTCTTGGTAATTCAGTGGCGCTAATGGTGGGAGGAAATTTTTTGGTGCCATGGAACTGGATGATCGGAGGTGCGCTGCTTTGCCTTGTTGTGGGAGTGATCTCCGGATATTATCCCGCTGTTAAAGCGAGCAAACTGGATCCCATCGAAGCGTTACGATATGAATAA
- a CDS encoding OmpH family outer membrane protein, producing MKNASLILNVFLTIAVIVLYVLHFNTGTGPEPEGQTNSVSVETTPEKLASDVKVTKVQGEAVIVYVNIDTLLEKYQYYQDVSDEIERNLQNMENSFKARVMRYQTDMQDYISKAEKGLVPKETAIGIEEKLMKEKTSIENEERNIGLKQEKEARKLEPVQKKLYDFFKEFVAKNNYSCVLTYTSKGEGALGIRDELDVTRQVLEILNEDYTKNKKQPTLPK from the coding sequence ATGAAGAATGCTTCGCTGATCCTGAATGTGTTTCTGACCATTGCAGTTATTGTCCTGTATGTTCTCCATTTCAATACAGGTACCGGTCCGGAGCCGGAAGGACAAACCAATAGTGTTTCTGTTGAAACTACGCCGGAAAAACTGGCTTCAGATGTAAAAGTAACCAAAGTACAAGGGGAGGCCGTAATAGTGTATGTGAATATTGACACGCTTCTGGAGAAGTATCAGTATTACCAGGACGTGAGCGATGAGATAGAGCGAAATCTTCAAAACATGGAAAACAGCTTCAAGGCACGGGTGATGCGCTATCAGACGGATATGCAGGATTACATCAGCAAAGCGGAGAAGGGCTTAGTTCCGAAGGAAACAGCTATTGGCATAGAGGAGAAGCTGATGAAGGAGAAGACCAGTATTGAGAATGAGGAGAGAAACATTGGATTAAAGCAGGAAAAAGAAGCACGAAAGCTTGAGCCGGTGCAGAAGAAGCTGTACGACTTCTTCAAGGAGTTCGTGGCGAAGAACAACTATTCCTGTGTGCTGACCTATACTTCTAAAGGTGAAGGCGCTCTCGGAATACGTGACGAGCTTGATGTGACGCGACAGGTTCTGGAGATTCTGAACGAGGACTATACGAAGAATAAAAAGCAGCCGACACTACCTAAATAA
- a CDS encoding LysE family transporter: MNPVVEAILQGAGLGLMLGFSFGPSFFALLKTSMNKGFRSGLALAIGIFISDLVCVALALYGAAKILDTPNNKLIVGIVGGTVLAVYGFVTFFQKKKTQADEEGNIDIPSVNFPLTIIKGFLLNILNPFVFLLWFGWVAGISGKENFTPMHVMIFFAVALSTVLATDIGKALAAGKIKPLLTPKFFNVVNKILGIVMVILGIVMVYRTYGLIAPLQP; the protein is encoded by the coding sequence ATGAATCCGGTGGTAGAAGCCATTCTTCAGGGGGCGGGCCTGGGTCTGATGCTGGGATTTTCTTTCGGCCCGTCCTTCTTTGCACTGCTGAAAACCAGCATGAACAAAGGCTTTCGTTCCGGCCTTGCGCTGGCGATTGGGATATTCATTTCAGATCTGGTGTGCGTAGCACTGGCGCTGTACGGAGCAGCAAAGATCCTCGACACTCCAAACAATAAACTGATTGTTGGGATTGTCGGCGGCACTGTTCTTGCTGTATACGGTTTCGTTACCTTTTTTCAAAAGAAGAAAACCCAGGCAGACGAAGAGGGTAACATTGATATCCCTTCTGTGAACTTTCCTCTTACCATCATAAAAGGATTTCTGCTGAACATCCTGAACCCTTTCGTATTCCTGCTCTGGTTTGGCTGGGTTGCAGGAATTTCCGGGAAAGAGAATTTCACACCTATGCATGTGATGATCTTTTTCGCTGTTGCCTTAAGTACCGTGCTGGCAACGGACATCGGAAAGGCCCTGGCTGCAGGGAAAATCAAACCCTTGCTTACACCCAAGTTCTTTAACGTTGTGAACAAAATACTGGGCATTGTAATGGTGATACTGGGAATCGTGATGGTTTACAGGACCTACGGACTGATTGCTCCCTTACAGCCGTAA
- a CDS encoding GH3 auxin-responsive promoter family protein, with product MAILGKILKRTINIGNRIQSPGPKDAWQQQKKVLKKLLTRAEYTAFGEQYGFTRILNEKDYTGEFRKSVPAFDYNSIFKSWWYRALNGESFVCWPGQIRYFALSSGTSESSSKHIPVTKDMLKAIQRTSVRQLLSQAHYDLPSDHFEKGVLLIGGSTHLNYNGSYYEGDLSGITAGNLPFWFQHFYKPGRQISRERDWNNKLEEIVRNAREWDIACVCGVPAWIQILLERIISEYHLSTIHDLWPNLRVYVTGGVSFEPYRNGFDRLMGKPMIYMETYLASEGFIAYQDRPDSEGMRLVTDNGIFYEFIPFNSDNFDADGTMVANPVALTLNEIEPNTEYALLMSTCSGAWRYLIGDTIRFLDTDRNEIVITGRTKHFLSLCGEHLSQDNMNKAISMICQEMNIDIKEFTVEGIEHSGMFAHQWYIGTNDAVDPKVLKARLDENLKTLNDDYRVERIAALKDVFIKIYPPEVFYGFMEKIGKIGGQHKFPRVLKKNRVSEWKDFLKDSKETMK from the coding sequence ATGGCTATCCTGGGTAAGATCCTTAAGCGTACGATCAACATCGGCAACAGGATTCAGTCACCCGGACCAAAAGATGCCTGGCAACAGCAGAAAAAAGTGCTGAAAAAGCTTCTGACGCGTGCGGAATACACCGCGTTCGGCGAGCAATATGGATTTACCCGCATTCTTAATGAAAAAGATTATACCGGCGAATTCCGGAAGAGTGTTCCTGCATTCGACTACAATTCCATTTTTAAATCATGGTGGTACAGGGCACTCAACGGCGAGTCCTTTGTGTGCTGGCCCGGCCAGATCCGGTATTTTGCGCTTAGTTCAGGCACCTCTGAATCGTCAAGTAAACATATCCCGGTTACAAAGGATATGCTGAAAGCTATCCAGCGAACCAGTGTCCGGCAGCTTCTATCTCAGGCGCATTACGATCTGCCCTCCGACCACTTCGAAAAGGGAGTATTATTAATCGGAGGAAGCACTCACCTGAATTACAATGGCAGTTATTATGAGGGCGATCTGAGCGGTATCACCGCGGGGAATCTTCCATTTTGGTTTCAGCACTTTTACAAACCCGGACGACAGATTAGCAGGGAACGAGACTGGAATAATAAACTGGAAGAGATTGTACGAAATGCCAGGGAGTGGGATATCGCATGTGTGTGCGGAGTGCCCGCATGGATCCAGATCCTTCTAGAGCGCATTATTAGTGAATACCATCTCTCAACGATTCACGACCTGTGGCCGAACCTGAGGGTGTACGTAACCGGCGGTGTCTCCTTCGAACCCTACCGTAATGGCTTTGACCGCCTGATGGGAAAACCAATGATCTACATGGAGACCTATCTGGCTTCAGAAGGCTTTATCGCGTACCAGGACCGGCCCGATTCGGAAGGTATGCGGCTCGTAACCGACAACGGGATTTTTTATGAGTTCATCCCCTTCAATTCAGATAACTTCGATGCTGACGGAACCATGGTGGCCAATCCGGTAGCACTCACTCTGAACGAAATTGAACCCAATACCGAATACGCCCTGCTCATGTCTACCTGTTCAGGAGCATGGAGGTATCTTATCGGCGATACGATCCGGTTTCTCGATACAGACAGAAATGAGATTGTAATCACCGGCCGCACCAAACATTTCCTCAGTCTCTGCGGAGAACATTTATCTCAGGACAATATGAATAAGGCCATTTCCATGATCTGTCAGGAAATGAATATTGACATTAAAGAATTCACTGTTGAGGGCATCGAACATTCCGGAATGTTTGCACACCAGTGGTACATCGGAACAAACGATGCCGTGGATCCGAAGGTGCTCAAAGCACGTCTGGATGAAAATCTTAAAACACTCAATGATGACTACCGTGTGGAGCGCATTGCCGCATTGAAAGATGTTTTCATAAAGATTTATCCGCCCGAAGTATTCTACGGTTTCATGGAAAAAATCGGAAAGATCGGCGGACAACACAAATTTCCCAGAGTGCTGAAAAAGAACAGAGTCAGTGAATGGAAGGATTTTCTGAAAGACTCTAAAGAAACTATGAAATGA
- a CDS encoding cold shock domain-containing protein: MKTGKIKFFNVSKGYGFIVEDGTGQEYFVHATGLVDQIKQNDSVTFEVTEGKKGLNAVNVKKIS, translated from the coding sequence ATGAAAACAGGTAAAATTAAATTCTTCAATGTTTCCAAGGGTTATGGTTTCATTGTTGAGGACGGAACCGGGCAGGAGTATTTTGTGCATGCCACAGGTCTCGTTGATCAGATCAAACAGAATGACTCTGTTACTTTCGAGGTAACCGAAGGGAAAAAGGGTCTGAATGCTGTGAACGTTAAGAAGATTTCTTAA
- the trxB gene encoding thioredoxin-disulfide reductase, with protein sequence MSEKIEHLKCLIIGSGPAGYTAAIYAARADMQPVMYMGGEPGGQLTTTTEVDNFPGYPTGVNGSQLMEDLKNQAERFGTRIRSGLATKVDFKGPVHKVTIDEKTEIHADSIIIATGASAKWLGLPSEQKHRMNGSGVSACAVCDGFFYKGQEVAIVGGGDTAAEEATYLAKLCKKVYMIVRRDQLRASKAMQTRVLNTPNLEVLWNSETKEITGVNAVEGMVVKNLQTKEEISIPITGFFVAIGHKPNTDVFKDWLNLDESGYIKTIPGTSRTNVEGVFAAGDAQDKVYRQAVTAAGSGCMAALDAERYLAAKGIH encoded by the coding sequence ATGAGTGAAAAAATTGAACACCTGAAATGTCTGATCATAGGCAGCGGTCCGGCAGGTTACACCGCAGCGATTTACGCCGCCCGGGCCGATATGCAGCCGGTAATGTATATGGGAGGTGAACCCGGAGGACAGCTAACGACCACTACAGAAGTGGACAATTTTCCGGGTTATCCAACAGGAGTCAATGGTTCTCAATTGATGGAGGACCTGAAAAATCAGGCGGAACGATTCGGTACAAGAATCAGATCCGGATTAGCAACAAAGGTGGATTTTAAAGGCCCTGTTCATAAGGTGACTATTGACGAGAAGACCGAAATACATGCCGATAGTATCATCATTGCCACCGGTGCGAGTGCCAAATGGCTCGGATTACCCTCTGAACAAAAACACCGCATGAATGGCTCGGGCGTTTCGGCCTGTGCCGTATGCGACGGTTTTTTTTACAAAGGGCAGGAAGTGGCCATTGTGGGAGGAGGAGATACGGCAGCAGAAGAAGCAACTTATCTGGCCAAACTGTGTAAAAAAGTATACATGATCGTGCGTCGTGACCAGTTGAGAGCTTCAAAAGCTATGCAGACCCGTGTGCTGAATACACCCAATCTGGAGGTGCTTTGGAATTCTGAAACCAAAGAGATCACAGGGGTGAATGCAGTAGAAGGGATGGTGGTAAAAAATCTTCAGACGAAAGAGGAGATATCCATTCCCATTACCGGCTTCTTTGTTGCTATCGGTCACAAACCAAACACTGATGTTTTTAAAGACTGGTTAAATCTCGATGAATCCGGCTACATTAAAACCATTCCCGGCACCTCGCGTACAAATGTTGAAGGAGTTTTTGCCGCCGGAGATGCACAGGACAAAGTGTACAGACAGGCCGTAACCGCTGCAGGTTCCGGTTGTATGGCGGCGCTGGATGCCGAACGTTATCTGGCTGCAAAAGGAATTCACTGA
- the mnmD gene encoding tRNA (5-methylaminomethyl-2-thiouridine)(34)-methyltransferase MnmD codes for MDRTRIVTADGSPSLFVPELNETYHSRHGAVTESEYVFIENGLRQCTDRGTLHILEVGMGTALNVLLTMQHRNDRIIRYTALEPYPLERHEWENLQFTCNRNGHFETIHNQEFEKTCEIAPGFFLTKHCLKLLDFNHEPEYSLVYFDAFAPSRQPDMWTPEVFRKTYSIMRTGGLLATYCASGNARRSMAEAGFSVSRLKGPPGKKEMLRAVR; via the coding sequence GTGGATAGAACAAGAATTGTCACAGCTGATGGATCACCAAGTCTTTTCGTACCTGAATTGAACGAGACCTATCACTCCCGTCATGGAGCGGTCACTGAGTCGGAGTATGTGTTTATTGAAAATGGTCTTCGGCAGTGTACAGATCGCGGCACATTGCATATCCTGGAGGTGGGAATGGGTACTGCATTAAATGTGCTTTTGACCATGCAGCACAGGAACGACCGCATCATCCGATACACAGCACTGGAACCCTATCCGCTGGAAAGGCACGAATGGGAAAACCTGCAATTTACGTGTAACCGGAACGGGCACTTTGAAACAATTCACAATCAGGAATTTGAGAAAACATGTGAAATTGCTCCCGGATTTTTTCTTACAAAACACTGCCTTAAACTCCTGGACTTTAACCATGAACCGGAATATAGCCTTGTATATTTTGATGCGTTTGCTCCAAGCCGGCAGCCGGATATGTGGACCCCGGAAGTGTTCAGGAAAACTTACTCGATCATGCGAACCGGCGGCCTTCTCGCTACCTACTGTGCCAGTGGAAATGCCCGCAGAAGCATGGCCGAAGCCGGATTCAGTGTCAGCAGACTCAAAGGCCCTCCGGGAAAGAAGGAAATGCTGCGTGCCGTCAGATAA
- a CDS encoding TonB-dependent receptor: MNYLCQIVFLLCLLCGVADAQKFTVSGYVKEAATGEVLLGAPVVIRELGKGVNTNSYGFYSITLDKGEYTLDVSYIGFKKFSKKIVLDKDLRLNIELEADAIVSQEVEIVGEKEDNNVKGTEMGTFTVQVDQIKNLPAFMGEVDILKVIQLLPGVQGAGDGNSGFYVRGGGPDQNLILLDEAVVYNASHLMGFFSVFNGDAVKDVTLVKGNMPANYGGRLSSVLDISMKEGNLKKFVFEGGIGNIASRFTIQGPIKKDTSSFIISGRRTYIDVLLQPFLDKDKPLAGTRYYFYDLNTKINYRLSDKDRIFLSGYFGRDKFIFKDKESDFETDIPWGNATGSLRWNHLFSDKLFMNTSAIFSNYTFEFGATQSQFEFRLFSGIRDLNGKLDFSWFPNVKHKVKFGANYIYHTFTPSNATARSGDVEFNLGDIVRLYSHEAAVYINDEWEVSDLFSINAGIRFSGFQQIGPFKRYIKDLQGKIMDSVEYKKGQKVADYGGLEPRISMRYIIDEHSSVKAGYTRNYQYIHLASLSGVSLPTDVWMPCTEVIKPQIGTQYSAGYFKNFKKNMYETSVEVYYKDMRNMIEYKEGTQPEDDVKDNPDNSFTFGDGWSYGAEFFIKKRFGKINGWIGYTLAWTMRQFDEINEGNEFPAKYDRRHDISVVLTYDYSPRWTFSTIWVFATGNTGTLPSSFYFIEGHLVNEYGPRNSYRFVPYHRLDVSATFTPDKVKRQQRRKVRAERRTVKKGKTFDAEKWTAKHQPWETSWTFALYNAYNRKNPYFIYFETSGSIYDGNLSMSAKQVSLFPILPSVTWNFKF, translated from the coding sequence ATGAATTACCTCTGTCAGATTGTGTTTTTATTGTGCTTGCTGTGCGGCGTGGCAGACGCTCAAAAATTCACAGTTTCCGGATATGTGAAGGAGGCCGCCACCGGAGAAGTACTGCTGGGCGCTCCGGTAGTAATCCGTGAACTGGGAAAGGGTGTCAATACCAATTCGTACGGGTTTTATTCCATCACGCTGGATAAAGGAGAATATACTCTGGATGTTTCATATATCGGGTTCAAAAAGTTTTCAAAAAAGATTGTACTGGATAAAGATCTGCGTTTGAATATCGAGTTGGAGGCAGATGCCATTGTTTCTCAGGAAGTGGAAATCGTAGGGGAGAAGGAAGATAATAACGTGAAGGGAACAGAGATGGGAACATTTACCGTACAGGTAGATCAGATAAAGAACCTGCCGGCGTTCATGGGGGAAGTGGATATTCTAAAAGTGATCCAGCTGTTGCCGGGGGTACAGGGTGCGGGAGACGGAAACTCCGGATTTTACGTGCGGGGAGGCGGTCCTGACCAGAATCTGATCCTCCTGGATGAGGCCGTTGTGTACAACGCTTCCCATCTGATGGGATTCTTTTCGGTTTTCAACGGCGATGCCGTAAAGGATGTAACGCTGGTAAAAGGTAATATGCCTGCTAATTACGGAGGCCGTCTCTCATCCGTTCTGGATATATCCATGAAGGAAGGGAACCTGAAGAAATTTGTTTTTGAAGGCGGAATCGGGAACATCGCCTCCCGCTTTACCATACAGGGCCCGATCAAAAAGGATACATCCTCCTTCATCATCTCCGGCCGCAGAACATACATTGATGTTCTCCTGCAGCCCTTTCTTGATAAGGACAAACCGCTGGCAGGCACGCGATACTATTTCTATGACCTGAACACCAAGATTAATTACCGGCTTTCAGACAAAGACCGGATTTTCCTGAGCGGGTATTTCGGAAGAGATAAATTTATTTTCAAGGATAAAGAATCTGACTTCGAAACGGATATTCCATGGGGAAACGCCACCGGCTCATTAAGGTGGAACCATTTGTTCAGCGATAAATTATTTATGAATACTTCAGCCATCTTCAGCAATTATACGTTCGAGTTTGGTGCCACGCAAAGTCAGTTCGAGTTCAGGTTGTTCTCCGGGATACGGGATCTGAATGGGAAATTGGATTTCAGCTGGTTTCCGAATGTGAAGCATAAGGTAAAATTTGGTGCCAATTATATTTATCACACGTTTACCCCTTCCAATGCCACCGCACGTTCCGGAGACGTTGAATTCAATCTCGGAGACATCGTTCGGTTGTATTCACACGAGGCGGCGGTTTACATTAACGATGAATGGGAAGTGTCGGATTTGTTTTCAATCAATGCAGGGATCCGGTTTTCCGGATTTCAGCAAATCGGTCCCTTCAAGAGATATATTAAAGATCTGCAGGGCAAGATCATGGATTCTGTAGAATATAAAAAGGGCCAGAAAGTAGCGGATTACGGTGGGTTAGAGCCGAGGATTTCAATGCGATATATCATTGATGAGCATTCCAGCGTGAAAGCAGGATATACCCGGAATTATCAGTACATTCATTTGGCTTCCCTTTCGGGTGTATCACTCCCAACAGACGTGTGGATGCCTTGCACTGAAGTGATCAAGCCGCAGATAGGTACTCAGTACTCGGCAGGTTATTTCAAGAACTTTAAAAAGAATATGTATGAGACTTCCGTTGAAGTGTATTATAAGGACATGCGAAATATGATTGAATATAAGGAGGGAACACAACCGGAGGACGACGTGAAGGATAACCCGGATAACAGCTTTACCTTCGGGGACGGCTGGTCGTACGGCGCAGAGTTTTTCATAAAAAAGAGATTTGGAAAGATCAACGGATGGATCGGTTATACGCTGGCATGGACGATGCGGCAGTTTGATGAAATCAATGAAGGAAATGAATTTCCGGCAAAGTACGATCGCAGGCATGATATATCGGTGGTACTCACCTACGATTACAGTCCGCGTTGGACCTTCAGTACGATCTGGGTTTTTGCTACAGGAAATACCGGTACACTTCCGTCTTCCTTTTATTTTATAGAAGGACATCTCGTCAACGAATACGGGCCTCGCAACTCCTATCGCTTTGTCCCCTACCACCGCCTGGATGTTTCGGCCACCTTCACGCCTGACAAAGTTAAAAGGCAGCAGCGGCGAAAAGTGCGTGCTGAAAGGCGGACAGTAAAGAAGGGAAAAACGTTCGATGCGGAAAAATGGACAGCTAAACATCAGCCCTGGGAGACGAGCTGGACATTTGCGCTTTACAATGCATACAACAGAAAAAATCCGTATTTCATTTATTTTGAAACCTCCGGAAGTATTTACGATGGCAACCTGAGTATGTCTGCTAAACAGGTCTCGCTTTTCCCTATCCTTCCCAGTGTCACCTGGAATTTTAAATTCTGA
- a CDS encoding DUF4249 domain-containing protein, with protein MIKYLLFFLPFTILLTSCVKDIEVDVPEYSEKLCVDGRIEQGQTAWVVLTRNAAFFGDYDLNNLLNYIVTDAFVTVSNGVTTDTLTHFMYGLYAGSTITGQVGTTYTLNISWNNKVYTSTTTIPGPVPLDSLWFKVQGTMDSLGYVWANFQEPQGTGNAYRWFAKRLNKDQDFIAPFGSAFEDKFIDGQDFDFAYNRGQLPDSDAPDDNNEEAYYFKKDDTIVVKFTSIDDPSYQFWRSYETQVLSGGNPFAAPGNVKSNILPKGEALGVFCGYGVFLDTLITNVP; from the coding sequence ATGATCAAGTATTTATTATTCTTTCTCCCCTTCACCATACTCCTCACCTCTTGCGTGAAGGATATAGAAGTGGATGTGCCGGAGTACAGCGAGAAACTCTGCGTGGACGGCAGAATTGAGCAGGGCCAAACGGCATGGGTAGTCCTCACGCGTAACGCCGCATTCTTCGGCGATTACGACCTTAATAATTTATTGAATTACATTGTCACCGATGCATTTGTTACGGTCAGCAACGGTGTTACCACCGACACGCTTACTCACTTTATGTATGGTCTTTATGCGGGAAGTACAATCACCGGGCAGGTAGGAACAACCTATACACTGAATATTTCCTGGAATAATAAGGTTTATACCTCTACTACTACGATACCCGGCCCGGTACCACTGGACTCGCTCTGGTTCAAGGTACAGGGCACCATGGATTCTTTGGGATATGTATGGGCGAATTTTCAGGAACCTCAAGGAACCGGAAACGCTTACCGGTGGTTTGCGAAGAGACTCAACAAGGATCAGGATTTTATCGCTCCATTCGGTTCCGCGTTTGAGGATAAATTTATTGACGGACAGGATTTTGATTTTGCGTACAACCGCGGGCAGCTACCCGATTCAGATGCACCGGACGATAATAATGAGGAGGCGTACTATTTTAAGAAGGATGATACCATTGTGGTGAAGTTTACGAGTATTGACGATCCCTCTTACCAGTTTTGGCGTTCATATGAAACGCAGGTGCTCAGCGGGGGAAATCCGTTTGCTGCCCCCGGAAATGTAAAGTCAAATATTCTTCCGAAGGGAGAAGCCCTGGGAGTGTTCTGCGGGTATGGTGTTTTTCTCGATACATTGATCACGAATGTCCCATAG